From a region of the Theobroma cacao cultivar B97-61/B2 chromosome 8, Criollo_cocoa_genome_V2, whole genome shotgun sequence genome:
- the LOC18592801 gene encoding RING-H2 finger protein ATL7 isoform X2: MVTGQEMSQSQNSSKQAGCCSSSTTSSAVSAELKLYQAFIFSVPIFFAFILLFMFYLFYLRRRRADWSSLRMRTALDNNNDLYMAELGLKKEVREMLPIIIYKETFSIRDTQCSVCLGDYQAEDKLQQIPACGHTFHMDCIDHWLANHTTCPLCRLSVLASPKASDKLPVIQAENGQESSHPENSNGSSVQPMSQSCEETHDVQPSEPTVGDARILQHNSEEQDCVDQGREFRNTRNETREHEGSRGISA; encoded by the exons ATGGTGACTGGTCAGGAAATGTCTCAGTCTCAGAACAGTTCGAAGCAAGCAGGTTGCTGCTCGTCATCAACAACTTCTTCGGCTGTTTCAGCGGAGCTTAAGCTATATCAAGCTTTCATCTTCTCTGTACcaattttctttgctttcatTCTCCTCTTCATGTTCTATTTGTTCTATCTTCGCCGCCGGAGGGCTGATTGGTCATCTCTTAGGATGAGAACCGCCTTAGACAACAACAATGACCTCTACATG GCTGAATTGGGCCTCAAGAAAGAAGTAAGAGAGATGCTTCCCATTATTATATACAAGGAGACCTTCTCTATTAGAGATACACA ATGCTCAGTTTGCCTTGGGGACTACCAAGCAGAGGATAAACTTCAGCAGATTCCTGCATGTGGCCATACATTTCACATGGACTGCATTGATCATTGGCTTGCCAACCACACCACCTGTCCACTCTGCCGTCTTTCTGTCCTTGCTTCTCCTAAAGCTTCTGATAAATTGCCTGTTATTCAAGCTGAAAATGGTCAGGAGTCATCTCATCCTGAGAATAGTAATGGATCATCTGTTCAACCAATGTCCCAAAGTTGTGAAGAAACACATGATGTACAGCCTTCTGAGCCAACTGTTGGAGATGCAAGAATTCTCCAACACAACAGCGAAGAACAGGATTGTGTGGATCAAGGAAGAGAGTTTAGAAATACAAGGAATGAAACCAGAGAGCATGAGGGTAGCAGAGGAATATCTG CTTGA
- the LOC18592801 gene encoding RING-H2 finger protein ATL7 isoform X1: MVTGQEMSQSQNSSKQAGCCSSSTTSSAVSAELKLYQAFIFSVPIFFAFILLFMFYLFYLRRRRADWSSLRMRTALDNNNDLYMAELGLKKEVREMLPIIIYKETFSIRDTQCSVCLGDYQAEDKLQQIPACGHTFHMDCIDHWLANHTTCPLCRLSVLASPKASDKLPVIQAENGQESSHPENSNGSSVQPMSQSCEETHDVQPSEPTVGDARILQHNSEEQDCVDQGREFRNTRNETREHEGSRGISAA; encoded by the exons ATGGTGACTGGTCAGGAAATGTCTCAGTCTCAGAACAGTTCGAAGCAAGCAGGTTGCTGCTCGTCATCAACAACTTCTTCGGCTGTTTCAGCGGAGCTTAAGCTATATCAAGCTTTCATCTTCTCTGTACcaattttctttgctttcatTCTCCTCTTCATGTTCTATTTGTTCTATCTTCGCCGCCGGAGGGCTGATTGGTCATCTCTTAGGATGAGAACCGCCTTAGACAACAACAATGACCTCTACATG GCTGAATTGGGCCTCAAGAAAGAAGTAAGAGAGATGCTTCCCATTATTATATACAAGGAGACCTTCTCTATTAGAGATACACA ATGCTCAGTTTGCCTTGGGGACTACCAAGCAGAGGATAAACTTCAGCAGATTCCTGCATGTGGCCATACATTTCACATGGACTGCATTGATCATTGGCTTGCCAACCACACCACCTGTCCACTCTGCCGTCTTTCTGTCCTTGCTTCTCCTAAAGCTTCTGATAAATTGCCTGTTATTCAAGCTGAAAATGGTCAGGAGTCATCTCATCCTGAGAATAGTAATGGATCATCTGTTCAACCAATGTCCCAAAGTTGTGAAGAAACACATGATGTACAGCCTTCTGAGCCAACTGTTGGAGATGCAAGAATTCTCCAACACAACAGCGAAGAACAGGATTGTGTGGATCAAGGAAGAGAGTTTAGAAATACAAGGAATGAAACCAGAGAGCATGAGGGTAGCAGAGGAATATCTG CAGCTTGA
- the LOC18592800 gene encoding uncharacterized protein LOC18592800: MAMTLWLHNKIVDPLLQILRKGAEPKQLAFSAALGITLGIFPICGVTVLLCGMAIALLGSLSHSPTVMLANFIATPIELSLVVPFLRFGEAIAGGPHFPLTSDALKKVLTGHASHEVLLSIAHALLGWLVAAPIILAILYILFLPIFKVLVPKFSSVPLSPRKPLHSHSEVRLKVRDV, translated from the exons ATGGCAATGACGCTCTGGCTTCACAACAAGATCGTGGATCCTCTTCTCCAAATCCTCCGCaa GGGAGCCGAACCGAAGCAATTGGCCTTCTCTGCAGCTTTGGGGATTACTTTGGGAATATTTCCAATATGTG GGGTTACGGTGTTGCTGTGTGGGATGGCTATAGCGTTGTTGGGATCTCTCTCCCATTCCCCTACTGTCATGCTTGCCAACTTCATAGCTACTCCAATTGAGTTGAG TCTGGTGGTGCCCTTCCTGCGCTTTGGTGAAGCCATAGCTGGTGGACCTCATTTTCCATTAACTTCAGATGCTTTGAAGAAAGTTTTGACTGGCCATGCTTCCCATGAAGTCCTCCTTAGTATTGCCCATGCT TTGTTGGGATGGCTTGTTGCGGCACCCATTATTTTGGCCATACTCTACATACTCTTTTTGCCCATTTTCAAGGTTCTAGTTCCCAAGTTCAGCAGTGTTCCTTTGAGCCCAAGGAAGCCACTTCATTCACATTCGGAAGTTAGGCTTAAGGTGAGGGATGTTTGA
- the LOC18592797 gene encoding LOW QUALITY PROTEIN: glycerophosphodiester phosphodiesterase GDPD4 (The sequence of the model RefSeq protein was modified relative to this genomic sequence to represent the inferred CDS: substituted 1 base at 1 genomic stop codon), which produces MYGKLGRRQHLQGHGRSNRASLFRFSSSYKSLVRFILILLAFIALLPPIFFHFRLRRFHQMQLRRCGWLNNPPLVCAHGGDSTNAFPNTMSAYXFALRSQVDCIEIDISRSSDGVLFALHDRDLQRITGNSTSKVGHLRSKEIKEIDVSHQSGDSKIPTIEDALMLISRSVRQVILDAKVRPPSYEKGLAKDILSAVEKMQCKNCIIWAKSDSLARDIIKLSSDVKVGYIVMVDPSTGARTNLLRMKGARVVGVYHPLIDGRLVKILHGREKKVYAWTVDDADSMTRMLHEHADAIVTSNPSLLQRTMQDTRTQCLEEGFSLTR; this is translated from the exons ATGTATGGTAAATTAGGAAGAAGGCAACATCTGCAAGGCCATGGCCGCAGCAATCGCGCCTCTCTTTTtagattttcttcttcctaCAAAAGCCTTGTTCGTTTCATCCTTATTCTTCTTGCTTTCATCGCCCTTTTGCCTCCTATTTTCTTCCACTTCAGGCTCCGCCGTTTCCATCAG ATGCAATTAAGGAGGTGTGGTTGGCTGAACAATCCTCCCCTTGTGTGTGCTCATGGTGGTGACTCAACTAACGCCTTCCCAAACACA ATGTCTGCATATTAGTTTGCTCTTCGTTCTCAAGTAGACTGCATTGAGATTGATATCTCTCGCTCTTCAGATGGAGTTTTGTTTGCACTTCATGACAG GGATTTGCAGCGGATAACTGGTAACAGCACTTCTAAAGTTGGGCACTTAAGATCAAAAGAG ATAAAAGAAATAGATGTCTCTCATCAGTCTGGTGATTCAAAGATTCCTACTATTGAAGATGCTTTGATG TTGATATCAAGATCAGTACGGCAGGTGATTCTAGATGCCAAGGTGAGGCCTCCGTCATATGAAAAGGGCCTTGCGAAGGATATTCTTTCCGCT gTTGAGAAGATGCAGTGTAAGAATTGTATCATTTGGGCTAAAAGTGATAGTTTAGCGAGGGACATAATTAAACTCTCATCGGATGTTAAG GTAGGCTACATTGTAATGGTGGATCCCAGTACCGGGGCTAGAACCAACTTGTTGAGAATGAAAGGGGCCAGGGTGGTTGGTGTATACCATCCATTGATTGATGGAAGACTTGTTAAAATTCTGCATGG GAGAGAGAAGAAGGTATATGCTTGGACAGTTGATGATGCTGATTCGATGACGAGGATGTTGCATGAGCATGCAGATGCTATTGTTACTAGCAACCCCTCTTTACTTCAACGTACCATGCAAGATACGAGAACACAATGTCTTGAAGAAGGTTTTTCTTTAACACGATGA